Proteins from a genomic interval of Kitasatospora herbaricolor:
- a CDS encoding chorismate-binding protein: MSGPALPPSPLARFGGRLATGLRDVTSDPAALDSAGFWAVAYDFEGRLTCARFEDVRPAPAPPRTEGWHGPGPDSWHSSLDRDAYTAGVRRIREHIAAGEVYQANLCRVLSAPLPDPGRSDVDALTGLLAHGNPAPYAGTLRLPAHGVEIATASPELYLRRAGRTVSSGPIKGTGRTEHDLLEKDHAENVMIVDLVRNDLGRVCATGTVTVPDLCAVEKHPGLVHLVSTVEGSLREGAGWPELFDATFPPGSVTGAPKSSALRIIEALERAPRGPYCGAVGWVDADRGEGELAVGIRTFWIDRSDPAVPVLRFGTGAGITWESDPAREWAETELKAARLVAIASGQGTP; this comes from the coding sequence GTGTCCGGCCCAGCCCTTCCCCCCAGCCCGCTCGCCCGCTTCGGCGGCCGCCTCGCGACCGGGCTGCGTGACGTCACCTCGGACCCGGCCGCACTCGACTCCGCCGGCTTCTGGGCCGTCGCGTACGACTTCGAGGGCCGCCTCACCTGCGCCCGCTTCGAGGACGTCCGCCCGGCCCCCGCCCCGCCCCGCACCGAGGGCTGGCACGGCCCGGGCCCCGACAGCTGGCACAGCTCGCTGGACCGGGACGCCTACACGGCCGGCGTGCGCCGGATCCGCGAGCACATCGCGGCGGGCGAGGTCTACCAGGCCAACCTCTGCCGGGTGCTCTCCGCGCCGCTGCCCGACCCGGGCCGCAGCGACGTCGACGCCCTCACCGGGCTGCTCGCCCACGGCAACCCGGCCCCCTACGCCGGCACCCTGCGGCTGCCCGCCCACGGCGTCGAGATAGCCACCGCCTCGCCGGAGCTCTACCTGCGCCGCGCCGGCCGCACCGTCTCCTCCGGGCCGATCAAGGGCACCGGCCGCACGGAGCACGATCTGCTGGAGAAGGACCACGCCGAGAACGTGATGATCGTGGACCTGGTCCGCAACGACCTCGGCCGGGTCTGCGCGACGGGCACCGTCACCGTCCCCGACCTGTGCGCGGTGGAGAAGCACCCCGGGCTGGTCCACCTGGTGTCCACCGTCGAGGGCAGCCTGCGCGAGGGTGCGGGCTGGCCCGAGCTGTTCGACGCCACCTTCCCGCCCGGGTCGGTCACCGGTGCCCCCAAGTCCAGCGCCCTGCGGATCATCGAAGCCCTGGAACGGGCCCCGCGCGGGCCCTACTGCGGGGCCGTCGGCTGGGTGGACGCGGACCGCGGCGAGGGCGAACTCGCGGTCGGCATCCGCACGTTCTGGATCGACCGGAGCGACCCCGCGGTGCCGGTCCTGCGCTTCGGCACCGGTGCCGGCATCACCTGGGAGTCGGACCCCGCCCGGGAGTGGGCGGAGACCGAGCTCAAGGCCGCCCGACTGGTCGCGATAGCGTCTGGCCAGGGCACTCCCTGA
- a CDS encoding aminotransferase class IV translates to MIWVNGSLVANDAATVSVLDHGLTVGDGVFETVKAEDGRLFALTRHLERLTRSARGLGLPDPDHDLVREACEQVVAADPMPLGRLRITYTGGTSPLGSERGDQGTSLVVALGTAARRADTTAVVTVPWRRNEHSAVAGLKTTSYAENVVALAAAHRAGATEALFANTAGQLCEGTGSNVFVVLGGRLLTPTLAAGCLAGITRRLVVEWCDAEEVDLPLSVLAQAEEVFLTSTLRDVQAVTRIDGRELPGPGPVTAKAMIRFAERSADDLDP, encoded by the coding sequence ATGATCTGGGTCAACGGCTCACTGGTCGCCAACGACGCCGCCACCGTCTCCGTGCTCGACCACGGCCTCACCGTCGGCGACGGCGTCTTCGAGACCGTCAAGGCCGAAGACGGCCGGCTCTTCGCCCTCACCCGCCACCTGGAGCGCCTCACCCGCTCCGCCCGCGGCCTCGGGCTGCCCGACCCCGACCACGACCTGGTCCGTGAGGCCTGCGAGCAGGTGGTGGCCGCCGACCCGATGCCGCTCGGCCGGCTCCGGATCACCTACACCGGCGGCACCTCCCCGCTCGGCTCGGAGCGCGGCGACCAGGGCACCAGCCTGGTGGTCGCGCTGGGCACCGCCGCCCGCCGCGCCGACACCACCGCCGTGGTCACCGTCCCGTGGCGGCGCAACGAGCACAGCGCCGTGGCCGGCCTGAAGACCACCTCGTACGCCGAGAACGTCGTGGCCCTGGCCGCCGCGCACCGCGCGGGCGCCACCGAGGCGCTGTTCGCCAACACCGCCGGGCAGCTCTGCGAGGGCACCGGCTCCAACGTCTTCGTCGTCCTCGGCGGCCGGCTGCTCACGCCCACCCTCGCCGCCGGCTGCCTGGCGGGCATCACCCGCCGGCTCGTCGTCGAGTGGTGCGACGCGGAGGAGGTGGACCTCCCGCTGTCCGTGCTGGCGCAGGCCGAGGAGGTCTTCCTGACCTCGACCCTGCGCGACGTCCAGGCCGTCACCCGGATCGACGGCCGGGAGCTGCCCGGCCCCGGCCCGGTCACCGCCAAGGCCATGATCAGGTTCGCCGAGCGCAGCGCAGACGACCTCGACCCCTGA
- a CDS encoding GNAT family N-acetyltransferase, producing MTTTLRPESPEAPAPGGGRTRRWQICANGRPVGALRTTATPRGDQHWGNISELEVREGHRRGRATVGALAAEEVLRGWGCSRVDADIPEAATAARRLAEALGYTERMRNMAKGLSAGAGLPPGLTARPVDAAGYPAWLAEAKAGYLHDLCASGLTEEQARAKSDADHAYLLPQGHATPGVVLRQLYDADGGLLGSLWVALRQRDLPDGRPLAWVMTVEVDPDHRGRGHGRSLMLLAERECLAAGVRDLGLNVFSSNEVAVGLYTSLGYAVTNRVFGKPLC from the coding sequence ATGACCACCACGCTGCGTCCGGAGAGCCCCGAAGCCCCGGCCCCGGGGGGCGGCCGCACCCGGCGCTGGCAGATCTGCGCCAACGGCCGGCCGGTCGGTGCCCTGCGCACCACCGCGACCCCGCGCGGAGACCAGCACTGGGGGAACATCTCCGAGCTGGAGGTCCGGGAGGGGCACCGGCGCGGGCGCGCCACCGTCGGCGCGCTCGCGGCCGAGGAGGTGCTCCGCGGCTGGGGCTGCAGCAGGGTCGACGCCGACATCCCGGAGGCGGCAACGGCGGCCCGCCGGCTGGCCGAGGCGCTCGGCTACACCGAGCGGATGCGCAACATGGCCAAGGGCCTGTCCGCCGGGGCCGGGCTCCCGCCGGGCCTCACCGCGCGTCCGGTCGACGCCGCGGGCTACCCGGCCTGGCTGGCCGAGGCCAAGGCCGGGTACCTGCACGACCTGTGCGCCTCCGGGCTCACCGAGGAGCAGGCCCGGGCCAAGTCCGACGCCGATCACGCGTACCTGCTGCCGCAGGGCCACGCGACCCCCGGGGTGGTCCTGCGGCAGCTGTACGACGCCGACGGCGGGCTGCTCGGCAGCCTCTGGGTGGCCCTGCGTCAGCGCGACCTGCCGGACGGCCGGCCGCTGGCCTGGGTGATGACCGTGGAGGTCGACCCGGACCACCGGGGCCGGGGCCACGGGCGCAGCCTGATGCTGCTGGCCGAGCGGGAGTGCCTGGCCGCGGGGGTCCGAGACCTGGGCCTCAACGTCTTCAGCAGCAACGAGGTGGCGGTCGGCCTGTACACCTCGCTCGGCTACGCCGTCACCAACCGGGTGTTCGGCAAGCCGCTCTGCTGA
- a CDS encoding DsbA family protein, with amino-acid sequence MIDGSLPRLEFWCELQCPDCRTALDDIRALRAEYGDALPVELRHFPLEKHKHAYAAAQAAEEAFAQGLGWPYVEALLARVDELGTRGEALLVEVAREAGLDAEEVELALIDGRHTLIVDADQAEGKAIGVSGTPTYVIAGQRLDGGASQDGLRARIVEIIGRRQAS; translated from the coding sequence ATGATCGATGGTTCCCTCCCCCGGCTGGAGTTCTGGTGCGAACTCCAGTGCCCGGACTGCCGCACCGCCCTGGACGACATCCGCGCCCTGCGCGCCGAGTACGGCGACGCCCTCCCGGTGGAGCTGCGGCACTTCCCGCTGGAGAAGCACAAGCACGCGTACGCCGCCGCCCAGGCCGCCGAGGAGGCGTTCGCCCAGGGCCTCGGCTGGCCGTACGTGGAGGCCCTGCTCGCCCGGGTCGACGAGCTGGGCACCCGCGGCGAGGCACTGCTGGTCGAGGTGGCCCGCGAGGCCGGCCTGGACGCCGAGGAGGTCGAGCTGGCGCTGATCGACGGCCGGCACACCCTGATCGTGGACGCCGACCAGGCCGAGGGCAAGGCGATCGGGGTGAGCGGCACCCCGACCTACGTGATCGCCGGGCAGCGCCTGGACGGCGGCGCGAGCCAGGACGGCCTGCGTGCCAGGATCGTCGAGATCATCGGACGGCGGCAGGCCTCCTGA
- a CDS encoding CGNR zinc finger domain-containing protein → MLITHDTECALSILVELLNTSPDACGSELLTDVAALDSFVVSQEISEIDSLTPGDLRAVQQLRARLREVFSAGSTDEAAELVNAVVAAAGTTPRLTNHDHHGWHIHYFAPHAALGDHLAAELGMALAFIVMAGERERLRNCEAPDCARVFVDLSRNRSRRYCDSRTCGNRLHVAAYRARQRSAETVPSA, encoded by the coding sequence GTGCTGATCACCCATGACACCGAGTGCGCGCTGAGCATTCTGGTCGAGCTCCTCAACACCTCGCCGGACGCCTGCGGCAGCGAGCTGCTGACGGACGTGGCCGCGCTCGACTCCTTCGTGGTGAGCCAGGAGATCAGCGAGATCGACTCGCTCACGCCCGGCGACCTGCGCGCCGTCCAGCAGCTGCGCGCCCGGCTGCGCGAGGTGTTCTCGGCCGGCTCCACCGACGAGGCCGCCGAGCTGGTGAACGCCGTGGTCGCGGCCGCGGGGACGACGCCCCGGCTGACCAACCACGACCACCACGGCTGGCACATCCACTACTTCGCGCCGCACGCCGCCCTGGGCGACCACCTGGCGGCCGAGCTCGGGATGGCCCTCGCGTTCATCGTGATGGCCGGCGAGCGGGAGCGGCTGCGCAACTGCGAGGCGCCGGACTGCGCGCGGGTCTTCGTCGACCTCTCCCGCAACCGCTCGCGCCGCTACTGCGACAGCCGTACCTGCGGGAACCGCCTGCACGTCGCCGCCTACCGGGCCCGGCAGCGCTCGGCCGAGACGGTGCCCAGCGCCTGA
- a CDS encoding SsgA family sporulation/cell division regulator has protein sequence MNTTVSCELHLRLIVSSESSLPVPAGLRYDTADPYAVHATFHTGADETVEWVFARDLLAEGLHRPTGTGDVRVWPSRSHGQGVVCIALSSPEGEALLEAPARALESFLKRTDAAVPPGTEHRHFDLDRELSHILAES, from the coding sequence ATGAACACCACGGTCAGCTGCGAGCTGCACCTGCGCCTCATCGTGTCCAGCGAGTCCTCGCTGCCCGTCCCCGCGGGCCTGCGCTACGACACCGCCGACCCCTATGCCGTGCACGCCACCTTCCACACCGGTGCCGACGAGACCGTGGAGTGGGTGTTCGCCCGAGATCTCCTTGCGGAGGGGCTGCACCGACCCACCGGTACCGGCGACGTCCGGGTCTGGCCCTCGCGCAGTCACGGGCAGGGAGTGGTCTGCATCGCCCTGAGCTCTCCGGAAGGAGAAGCCCTGCTGGAGGCCCCGGCCCGGGCGCTTGAGAGCTTTCTCAAGCGCACGGACGCCGCCGTGCCCCCCGGCACCGAACACCGTCACTTCGACCTCGACCGGGAGCTGTCGCACATCCTCGCCGAAAGCTGA
- a CDS encoding TIGR02611 family protein: protein MAVRSDNTGTGEAVQDGTGAGQERPDGQDAPGAGPGAPDGQDGGRPLGSRAPHFIRRSRPLHLSWQVVIFLVGLAVVVLGVVMLPLPGPGWVVIFLGMGIWATEFVWAQLALRWTRRKVAEAAQKAMDPRVRRRNLTLTAVGLVVIAGLGGWYLWKYGLTMPWNVT, encoded by the coding sequence ATGGCTGTACGAAGCGACAACACGGGAACGGGTGAGGCCGTGCAGGACGGGACGGGGGCCGGGCAGGAGAGGCCGGACGGGCAGGACGCGCCGGGGGCCGGACCGGGCGCGCCGGACGGGCAGGACGGGGGCCGGCCGCTGGGATCCAGGGCGCCGCACTTCATCCGGCGGTCGAGGCCGCTGCACCTGAGCTGGCAGGTGGTGATCTTCCTGGTCGGCCTCGCGGTGGTGGTGCTCGGCGTGGTCATGCTGCCGCTCCCCGGACCGGGCTGGGTGGTCATCTTCCTGGGCATGGGCATCTGGGCGACCGAGTTCGTCTGGGCCCAGCTGGCCCTTCGCTGGACCAGGCGCAAGGTGGCCGAGGCCGCGCAGAAGGCGATGGACCCCAGGGTCCGGCGCCGCAACCTCACGCTGACGGCCGTCGGCCTGGTCGTGATCGCCGGGCTCGGCGGCTGGTACCTCTGGAAGTACGGGCTGACCATGCCCTGGAACGTGACCTGA
- a CDS encoding 3'-5' exonuclease yields the protein MQQQWFTGPLASFDTETTGVDVETDRIVSAALVVQLAPGAVPQAATWLADPGVPIPDGARAVHGITDERVRAEGRPARTVVAEIARALGEQARAGTPVVVMNAPYDLTLLDRELRRHRGITLADCLGPAELVILDPRVLDKHVDRYRKGRRTLTDLCAHYGVELAGAHDAAADATAAMGLVRALGARYPGALGALGPADLHLRQRVWHAAQARGLQNWFDRSGTPERVDLSWPLRPLRCACGRRLSPEHSCEAAA from the coding sequence ATGCAGCAGCAATGGTTCACGGGCCCGCTCGCCTCCTTCGACACCGAGACCACCGGCGTGGACGTCGAGACCGATCGCATCGTCTCCGCCGCCCTGGTCGTCCAACTCGCGCCCGGCGCCGTGCCGCAGGCCGCGACCTGGCTGGCCGACCCCGGCGTGCCGATCCCGGACGGCGCCCGCGCGGTGCACGGCATCACCGACGAGCGGGTCCGCGCCGAGGGCCGGCCGGCGCGGACCGTGGTGGCCGAGATCGCCCGTGCGCTGGGCGAGCAGGCGCGGGCCGGGACGCCGGTGGTGGTGATGAACGCGCCGTACGACCTGACGCTGCTGGACCGCGAGTTGCGCCGGCACCGGGGGATCACGCTGGCCGACTGCCTGGGGCCGGCCGAGCTGGTGATACTGGATCCGCGGGTGCTCGACAAGCATGTCGACCGGTACCGCAAGGGCCGGCGCACGCTGACCGACCTGTGCGCCCACTACGGGGTGGAGTTGGCGGGCGCGCACGACGCCGCGGCCGACGCGACGGCGGCGATGGGGCTGGTCCGTGCCCTGGGCGCCCGCTACCCCGGGGCGCTCGGCGCGCTCGGTCCGGCCGACCTGCACCTGCGGCAGCGGGTCTGGCACGCGGCGCAGGCCCGTGGCCTGCAGAACTGGTTCGACCGCTCGGGCACCCCGGAACGGGTGGACCTGTCCTGGCCGTTGCGTCCGCTGCGGTGCGCCTGCGGCCGGCGGCTGTCGCCCGAGCACAGCTGCGAGGCGGCCGCGTGA
- a CDS encoding DUF4365 domain-containing protein has product MALTQPQSGDTTQSGSTARPEGTPAVPRGNLATTACMETLQVAYLHAVAAAAGCSLSQPFPDNGIDWQVSHGSPAHTVDDEVTVKIQLKATQQIAAAPAGPHFSFTLDNAHLRKLARAQVAVPKILVVMLLPRQVDQWLQARSDALELRHCCYWVNLAGHPVTGQRRTNVRVPVAKVFDDRALCEIMARVGAGGSP; this is encoded by the coding sequence GTGGCGCTGACGCAACCGCAGTCCGGGGACACGACGCAGTCCGGCAGCACGGCCCGACCCGAGGGGACACCGGCCGTGCCGCGCGGCAACCTGGCCACCACCGCCTGCATGGAGACCCTGCAGGTGGCCTACCTGCACGCGGTCGCCGCCGCGGCCGGCTGCTCGCTCTCCCAGCCCTTCCCCGACAACGGGATCGACTGGCAGGTCAGCCACGGCTCGCCGGCCCACACGGTCGACGACGAGGTCACCGTCAAGATCCAGCTGAAGGCCACCCAGCAGATCGCCGCGGCCCCGGCCGGGCCGCACTTCAGCTTCACGCTCGACAACGCCCACCTGCGCAAACTGGCCCGCGCGCAGGTCGCGGTGCCCAAGATCCTGGTGGTGATGCTGCTGCCGCGCCAGGTCGACCAGTGGCTGCAGGCCCGGTCGGACGCCCTGGAACTGCGGCACTGCTGCTACTGGGTCAACCTGGCCGGCCACCCCGTCACCGGGCAGCGGCGGACCAACGTGCGGGTCCCGGTGGCCAAGGTCTTCGACGACCGCGCACTGTGCGAGATCATGGCGAGGGTCGGCGCGGGCGGCAGCCCGTGA
- the thrS gene encoding threonine--tRNA ligase, whose product MTDVRVIINREPDREERVVTTGTTAAELFADDRSIIAARVAGALKDLAYAVQDGDEVEPVEIGSKDGLDILRHSTAHVMAQAVQQLFPEAKLGIGPPVKDGFYYDFDVEKPFHPDDLKAIEKKMQEIIKRGQKFSRRVVADDAAREELAAEPYKLELIGLKGSASAEDGSDVEVGGAELTIYDNVDAKTGDLCWGDLCRGPHLPSTRHIPAFKLMRNAAAYWRGSEKNPMLQRIYGTAWPSKDELKAHLDFLVEAEKRDHRKLGNELDLFSIPEDIGSGLAVFHPKGGIIRRTMEDYSRRRHEQEGYEFVYTPHATKGKLFEKSGHLDWYADGMYPPMQLDEGVDYYLKPMNCPMHNLIFDARGRSYRELPLRLFEFGTVYRYEKSGVVHGLTRARGFTQDDAHIYCTRDQMADELDSTLTFVLGLLRDYGLTDFYLELSTKDPEKFVGSDEAWEEATEVLRKVAEKQGLPLVPDPGGAAFYGPKISVQAKDAIGRTWQMSTIQLDFNLPERFDLEYTAADGSRQRPVMIHRALFGSIERFFAVLLEHYAGAMPPWLAPVTVVGIPITDEHVPYLQEVAAELKKRGIRVEVDASDDRMQKKIRNAQKQKFPFMLIAGNEDIEAGAVSFRYRNGEQKNGVPVAEAIAEIVDAVERRIQV is encoded by the coding sequence GTGACGGACGTCCGGGTAATCATCAACCGCGAACCCGATCGGGAAGAGCGCGTGGTGACCACGGGCACGACGGCCGCCGAGCTCTTCGCCGACGACCGCTCGATCATCGCTGCCCGGGTCGCCGGCGCGCTCAAGGACCTCGCGTACGCCGTCCAGGACGGCGACGAGGTCGAGCCCGTCGAGATCGGCAGCAAGGACGGCCTGGACATCCTGCGCCACTCCACCGCGCACGTGATGGCGCAGGCCGTGCAGCAGCTCTTCCCCGAGGCCAAGCTCGGCATCGGCCCGCCGGTGAAGGACGGCTTCTACTACGACTTCGACGTCGAGAAGCCGTTCCACCCCGATGACCTCAAGGCCATCGAGAAGAAGATGCAGGAGATCATCAAGCGGGGGCAGAAGTTCTCCCGCCGGGTGGTCGCCGACGACGCCGCCCGCGAGGAGCTGGCCGCCGAGCCGTACAAGCTGGAGCTGATCGGCCTCAAGGGCTCCGCCTCCGCCGAGGACGGCTCCGACGTCGAGGTGGGCGGCGCCGAGCTGACCATCTACGACAACGTGGACGCCAAGACCGGCGACCTGTGCTGGGGCGACCTCTGCCGCGGCCCGCACCTGCCGAGCACCCGGCACATCCCGGCGTTCAAGCTGATGCGCAACGCGGCCGCCTACTGGCGCGGCAGCGAGAAGAACCCGATGCTGCAGCGGATCTACGGCACCGCCTGGCCGTCCAAGGACGAGCTGAAGGCGCACCTGGACTTCCTGGTCGAGGCCGAGAAGCGCGACCACCGCAAGCTCGGCAACGAGCTGGACCTCTTCTCCATCCCCGAGGACATCGGCTCCGGCCTCGCCGTGTTCCACCCCAAGGGCGGCATCATCCGCCGCACCATGGAGGACTACTCGCGCCGCCGGCACGAGCAGGAGGGCTACGAGTTCGTCTACACCCCGCACGCCACCAAGGGGAAGCTCTTCGAGAAGAGCGGCCACCTGGACTGGTACGCGGACGGCATGTACCCGCCCATGCAGCTCGACGAGGGCGTGGACTACTACCTCAAGCCGATGAACTGCCCGATGCACAACCTGATCTTCGACGCGCGCGGCCGCTCCTACCGCGAACTGCCGCTGCGCCTCTTCGAGTTCGGCACCGTGTACCGGTACGAGAAGTCCGGCGTGGTGCACGGCCTGACCCGGGCCCGCGGCTTCACCCAGGACGACGCGCACATCTACTGCACCCGGGACCAGATGGCGGACGAGCTCGACTCGACGCTGACCTTCGTCCTGGGCCTGCTGCGCGACTACGGCCTCACCGACTTCTACCTCGAACTCTCCACCAAGGACCCGGAGAAGTTCGTCGGCTCGGACGAGGCGTGGGAGGAGGCCACCGAGGTCCTCCGCAAGGTGGCCGAGAAGCAGGGCCTGCCGCTGGTGCCGGACCCGGGCGGCGCGGCCTTCTACGGCCCGAAGATCTCCGTCCAGGCCAAGGACGCGATCGGCCGCACCTGGCAGATGTCCACCATCCAGCTGGACTTCAACCTGCCGGAGCGCTTCGACCTCGAGTACACCGCGGCGGACGGCTCGCGCCAGCGCCCGGTCATGATCCACCGCGCCCTGTTCGGCTCCATCGAGCGGTTCTTCGCGGTGCTGCTGGAGCACTACGCCGGCGCCATGCCGCCGTGGCTCGCCCCGGTCACCGTGGTCGGCATCCCGATCACCGACGAGCACGTGCCGTACCTCCAGGAGGTCGCGGCCGAGCTGAAGAAGCGCGGGATCCGGGTCGAGGTGGACGCCTCGGACGACCGGATGCAGAAGAAGATCCGCAACGCCCAGAAGCAGAAGTTCCCGTTCATGCTGATCGCGGGCAACGAGGACATCGAGGCCGGCGCCGTCTCCTTCCGCTACCGCAACGGTGAGCAGAAGAACGGCGTGCCGGTCGCCGAGGCCATCGCCGAGATCGTGGACGCCGTGGAGCGTCGCATCCAGGTGTGA
- a CDS encoding HIT family protein, whose amino-acid sequence MLISMTSEPELQRGVGEPDGFRRLWTPHRMAYIQGENKPTGPAPDDGCPFCSIPSLSDEEGLVVARGTAVFAVLNLYPYNGGHLMVVPYRHVADYTELDAAETDELAVFTKKAMTALRAASGAHGFNIGMNQGTAAGAGIAAHLHQHVVPRWGGDTNFMPVVGHTKVLPQLLADTRKMLAEAWPQG is encoded by the coding sequence ATGCTGATCAGCATGACGAGTGAGCCGGAACTGCAGCGGGGCGTCGGGGAGCCGGACGGCTTCCGCCGCCTGTGGACCCCCCATCGGATGGCCTACATCCAGGGCGAGAACAAGCCCACCGGCCCGGCTCCGGACGACGGTTGCCCGTTCTGCTCGATCCCCTCGCTGAGCGACGAGGAGGGGCTGGTCGTCGCCCGCGGCACCGCGGTGTTCGCGGTGCTCAACCTGTACCCGTACAACGGCGGCCACTTGATGGTCGTCCCGTACCGGCACGTGGCCGACTACACCGAGCTGGACGCCGCCGAGACCGACGAGCTCGCGGTCTTCACCAAGAAGGCGATGACCGCGCTGCGCGCCGCCTCGGGGGCGCACGGCTTCAACATCGGGATGAACCAGGGCACGGCCGCGGGTGCCGGCATCGCCGCGCACCTGCACCAGCACGTGGTGCCGCGCTGGGGCGGGGACACCAACTTCATGCCGGTGGTGGGCCACACCAAGGTGCTGCCGCAGCTGCTCGCCGACACCCGCAAGATGCTGGCCGAGGCCTGGCCGCAGGGCTGA
- a CDS encoding thiol-disulfide oxidoreductase DCC family protein — protein sequence MSRAVTRDPVLVFDGDCAFCTTCVNAAERYPRQTLASGGWEAVPFQFADLAELDARAGGRGEVTRERAEREVLWVTPDGRVYAGAQAVARLLMRSGGAWAYLGGVLALAPVRPVAAAVYRWVAANRGLMPGGTPACALPRGGPGH from the coding sequence ATGAGCCGAGCGGTGACGAGGGATCCGGTGCTGGTCTTCGACGGGGACTGCGCCTTCTGCACGACCTGCGTGAACGCGGCGGAGCGCTATCCGCGGCAGACCCTGGCCTCGGGCGGCTGGGAGGCCGTGCCGTTCCAGTTCGCCGATCTCGCGGAGCTGGACGCCCGGGCCGGCGGGCGCGGCGAGGTGACCCGGGAGCGGGCCGAGCGGGAGGTGCTCTGGGTGACGCCGGACGGGCGGGTGTACGCCGGCGCGCAGGCGGTGGCGCGGCTGCTGATGCGCTCGGGCGGGGCGTGGGCGTACCTGGGCGGTGTGCTGGCCCTGGCGCCGGTGCGGCCGGTGGCGGCCGCGGTGTACCGCTGGGTGGCGGCGAACCGCGGCCTGATGCCGGGCGGGACGCCGGCCTGCGCGCTGCCGCGGGGCGGGCCCGGACACTGA